The Schizosaccharomyces pombe strain 972h- genome assembly, chromosome: I genome contains a region encoding:
- the msh3 gene encoding DNA mismatch repair protein, whose product MRGMSYNITHECDAINILSDNLHEGAISEDMVALSGPAIELLENNVGSSKNSYQEDEGSSSIDENAPLISIKRKRRIRTVKSTSNKELVQRKASKPTKQKSVFTPLEQQYLELKKNYQETILAIEVGYKFRFFGKDAKIASEVLGISCYFEHNFLNASVPSYRIDYHLERLINFGLKVAVVRQTETAALKSTSSSRNTLFDRRVARVLTKGTTLDDSFFRFEQTQHGTLQASQFILCVADNVDKSKAKSGRVQVGLIAIQLSSGTTVYDHFQDDFLRSELQTRLSHFQPCELIYSNKLSSESVALLNHYVSTEKTCGRVVRVQHAVQQDVKLALENLQDFFSSKCIMSGSKIIELHMEKVKSLHSLSIICLDMAISYLMEFSLEDLFVASNFYQPFDSISSMVLSKQALEGLELFVNQTDHTPVGSLFWVLDRTYTRFGQRMLQRWLQKPLVDKENIIERLDAVEELAFNSNSQVQAIRKMLYRLPDLEKGLSRIYYQRCTPSEMFHVLKGFYKAASAFSKNSYSCFKSALLRRLIQQLPSISSIIDHFLGMFDQKEAENNNKVDMFKDIDNFDLSEEPNDVDYELAQEIRELKMSILMVRTEMDFHLQELRDYLEYPNLEFSIWGNVKFCIEVSKGCKKIPPDWIKLSSTRSLFRFHTPKIQSLLIELSSHEENLTISSEKIYRSFLSRISEHYNELRNVTTVLGTLDCLISFARISSQSGYTRPEFSDKELLIHESRHPMIELLSDKSFVPNHIHLSSDGVRCLLITGPNMGGKSSFVKQLALSAIMAQSGCFVPAKSALLPIFDSILIRMGSSDNLSVNMSTFMVEMLETKEVLSKATEKSMVIIDELGRGTSTIDGEAISYAVLHYLNQYIKSYLLFVTHFPSLGILERRFEGQLRCFHMGYLKSKEDFETSVSQSISFLYKLVPGVASKSYGLNVARMAGIPFSILSRATEISENYEKKHRNARKNVFIRKVAKLLMILNAEEIDFKRLFYDLTAFEEI is encoded by the exons cttcaaataaagaattaGTGCAAAGAAAAGCATCGAAACCTACTAAACAGAAATCTGTTTTCACACCACTTGAGCAGCAATACTTagaattgaagaaaaattatcaagAAACTATTTTGGCAATTGAAGTAGGATATAAGTTCCGATTTTTTGGGAAGGATGCAAAAATAGCCTCTGAGGTGTTAGGAATTAGTTGCTATTTTGAgcacaattttttaaatgctaGTGTTCCCTCGTATCGTATTGACTATCACTTGGAAAGACTCATTAATTTTGGTCTCAAAGTTGCTGTTGTTCGACAAACTGAAACAGCCGCTCTCAAGTCAACTAGCTCTAGCAGAAACACTCTGTTTGACAGACGAGTTGCTCGCGTGCTTACCAAGGGGACTACTCTAGATGATAGCTTTTTTCGCTTTGAGCAAACACAGCATGGTACACTACAAGCTTCCCAATTTATCCTATGTGTTGCAGATAATGTTGATAAGAGCAAAGCAAAATCAGGAAGAGTTCAGGTTGGACTAATTGCCATACAATTATCATCTGGAACTACTGTTTATGATCATTTTCaagatgattttttgagaagCGAATTACAAACAAGACTTTCTCATTTTCAACCTTGTGAATTGATATATTCGAACAAGTTATCTTCCGAATCGGTTGCCCTACTGAATCATTACGTATCAACTGAAAAAACTTGCGGTAGAGTAGTGCGTGTGCAACATGCTGTTCAGCAGGACGTGAAACTAGCATTGGAGAATTTGCAGgacttcttttcttctaaatGCATCATGTCCGGTAGCAAAATTATAGAATTACACATGGAAAAGGTGAAGTCTTTACATTCTCTTTCAATCATTTGTTTGGACATGGCCATTTCTTATTTGATGGAATTCTCATTGGAAGATCTATTCGTTGCTTCAAACTTTTATCAACCTTTTGATAGCATTTCTTCTATGGTTTTAAGTAAACAGGCTTTGGAAGGTCTTGAGCTTTTCGTTAATCAAACAGATCATACACCTGTTGGTAGCCTATTTTGGGTGTTAGATCGCACATACACAAGATTTGGACAAAGGATGCTTCAGAGATGGCTTCAAAAGCCTTTGgttgataaagaaaatataatcGAGCGTCTGGACGCGGTTGAGGAATTAGCCTTTAATTCTAATAGTCAAGTTCAAGCAATTCGTAAAATGCTGTATAGATTGCCCGATCTCGAAAAGGGTCTGTCCAGAATCTACTATCAAAGG TGCACTCCGTCTGAAATGTTCCATGTTTTGAAGGGTTTTTATAAAGCCGCATCTGCTTTCTCGAAAAATTCATACTCTTGTTTTAAGTCAGCATTGCTTAGAAGACTAATTCAACAGCTTCCTAGCATATCGTCTATCATTGATCATTTCTTGGGAATGTTTGATCAAAAAGAAGCTGAAAATAACAACAAGGTTGACATGTTCAAGGATATTGacaattttgatttatcaGAAGAGCCAAACGATGTAGATTATGAGTTGGCACAGGAAATTCGAGAGCTGAAAATGAGTATTTTGATGGTCAGAACTGAAATGGATTTTCACCTTCAAGAATTGAGAGACTATTTAGAATATCCTAATTTGGAGTTTTCTATTTGGGGAAATGTCAAATTCTGCATTGAAGTTTCTAAAggatgtaaaaaaattccaccAGATTGGATCAAGTTAAGTTCTACTCGATCTCTTTTCCGGTTTCATACACCAAAAATTCAATCTCTCTTGATTGAATTGTCTTCTCATGAAGAAAACCTAACAATTTCaagtgaaaaaatttatcgCTCATTTCTTTCTAGAATATCTGAACATTACAATGAATTGCGAAATGTTACAACAGTATTGGGGACATTGGATTGcttaatttcttttgccCGGATTTCTTCTCAATCGGGTTATACAAGGCCAGAATTTTCAGATAAGGAGCTGTTAATACATGAATCTCGACATCCAATGATTGAATTGCTAAGTGATAAATCTTTTGTACCTAACCATATTCATCTAAGTTCTGATGGTGTCAGGTGTTTGTTAATTACGGGCCCAAATATGGGCGGAAAAAGTTCTTTTGTTAAACAATTAGCACTTAGCGCCATTATGGCTCAAAGTGGTTGCTTTGTTCCAGCAAAAAGTGCTCTGCTTCCTATTTTTGATTCGATTCTTATCAGAATGGGATCATCTGACAACCTTTCTGTGAACATGTCTACTTTTATGGTAGAGATGCTCGAAACCAAGGAGGTTTTAAGCAAGGCTACAGAAAAATCAATGGTCATTATTGACGAATTAGGTCGGGGTACTAGTACTATTGATGGAGAAGCTATTTCTTATGCAGTCTTGCACtatttaaatcaatatataaaatcttatttattgtttgtgACACATTTTCCTAGTTTAGGAATACTAGAAAGAAGGTTTGAAGGGCAACTTCGTTGCTTTCACATGGGTTACTTAAAATCAAAGGAAGACTTTGAGACTAGCGTTTCACAGTCTATatcatttctttacaaattgGTTCCTGGGGttgcttcaaaaagttATGGGTTAAATGTTGCTAGAATGGCAGGAATTCcgttttcaattttaagtCGTGCAACCGAAATTAGTGAAAATTACGAAAAGAAGCATAGAAATGCAAGgaaaaatgttttcataCGAAAGGTTGCAAAACTATTAATGATTCTTAATGCCGAAGagattgattttaaaaggCTTTTCTATGATCTTACCGCTTTCGAAGAAATCTGA